In a single window of the Bradyrhizobium erythrophlei genome:
- a CDS encoding DUF2147 domain-containing protein, whose product MACRSGFTIAILMALLGAANAQASGEVSGIWLTQAGDAKVRVSRCGGGICGVVVWLRNPINPATGKPEVDNKNPNPSLARRPMIGLPLFSGMRPSGPNRWSGQIYNADDGNSYASNVSISGPDTLKVEGCVGALCGGENWTRSAR is encoded by the coding sequence ATGGCTTGCAGATCAGGCTTCACGATTGCGATTCTGATGGCGCTGCTGGGGGCGGCGAACGCGCAGGCCAGTGGCGAGGTCAGCGGTATCTGGCTGACCCAGGCGGGCGACGCCAAGGTCCGCGTCAGCCGATGCGGCGGTGGCATTTGCGGCGTCGTGGTCTGGCTGAGAAATCCGATCAATCCCGCCACCGGAAAACCAGAGGTCGACAACAAGAATCCCAACCCGTCTTTGGCAAGGCGTCCAATGATCGGGCTGCCGCTGTTTTCCGGCATGCGGCCCTCGGGTCCAAACCGATGGTCCGGCCAGATCTACAATGCCGACGACGGCAACAGCTATGCCAGCAACGTCTCGATATCGGGTCCGGACACGCTGAAAGTCGAGGGCTGCGTCGGTGCGCTCTGCGGCGGCGAAAACTGGACACGGTCGGCGCGGTGA
- a CDS encoding metal ABC transporter substrate-binding protein produces MTAIGCPARAQDPINVVASFSILGDFVRNVGGARVSVTTLVGPDGDVHVYTPAPADAKEIADARLMVINGLGLEGWLPRLLQSAGSKAPIVTATKGIAPLRAGTSADPHAWQSVANAKVYVANIRDALVAADPADAGVFRANAETYLAKLDALDREVREAVAQIPESRRKVISTHDAFAYFASAYGIEFIAPEGVSTESEASARDIAGIITQIRTSKVPAVFLENISDDRLMRRIAAETGDRIGGTLYSDSLTGEKGGAPTYIDMVRHNIKALTDALAN; encoded by the coding sequence CTGACCGCTATCGGGTGCCCCGCGCGCGCGCAGGATCCGATCAACGTCGTCGCCAGCTTTTCCATCCTCGGCGATTTCGTTCGCAATGTCGGCGGCGCGCGCGTCAGCGTCACGACGCTGGTCGGTCCCGATGGCGACGTGCACGTCTACACGCCGGCGCCGGCGGATGCCAAAGAGATCGCGGACGCCAGACTCATGGTCATTAACGGCCTCGGTCTGGAAGGCTGGCTGCCGCGGCTGCTGCAATCCGCGGGCAGCAAGGCACCCATTGTCACCGCGACCAAGGGCATCGCGCCGCTCAGGGCCGGTACGTCAGCCGATCCGCATGCCTGGCAATCGGTCGCCAACGCCAAGGTTTATGTCGCCAATATTCGCGACGCGCTTGTTGCCGCCGACCCCGCGGACGCCGGGGTTTTCCGTGCCAATGCGGAAACCTACCTGGCCAAACTGGATGCGCTCGACCGTGAGGTGCGCGAGGCCGTGGCGCAAATCCCGGAAAGCCGCCGCAAGGTGATCTCCACCCATGATGCCTTCGCCTATTTCGCGTCAGCCTATGGCATCGAATTCATCGCGCCGGAGGGCGTTTCCACCGAATCCGAGGCCAGCGCGCGCGACATCGCCGGTATCATCACCCAGATCAGGACGTCCAAAGTCCCGGCGGTCTTCCTTGAAAATATCAGCGATGACAGGCTGATGCGGCGGATTGCCGCCGAGACCGGCGACAGGATCGGCGGAACGCTGTATTCCGACAGCCTGACCGGTGAAAAGGGCGGGGCCCCCACTTACATTGATATGGTCAGGCACAATATAAAGGCGCTGACCGACGCGCTTGCCAATTAG
- a CDS encoding GNAT family N-acetyltransferase — protein MGIEIDILNGDASWSIAEPLFKAVWPRHVVEKQPWGHIEWADPDLRVLIEAPSGGLACHVGIYFRTITWNGRKFQIGGIGGVSTRADCRRRGYAGVALGAAIQTMRDHEAVQFALLFCEPHNFAFYQSRGWHPFTGEIQAEQPGGKIRFEAMAPFVFDFRRAPREGVIDLCGLPW, from the coding sequence ATGGGCATCGAAATCGACATTTTGAATGGAGACGCGTCGTGGTCGATCGCAGAGCCGCTGTTCAAGGCGGTCTGGCCGCGCCATGTCGTCGAGAAACAGCCTTGGGGCCACATTGAGTGGGCCGATCCCGATCTGCGCGTGCTGATCGAAGCGCCTTCGGGCGGTCTGGCCTGTCATGTCGGCATCTATTTCCGGACCATCACCTGGAATGGACGCAAGTTTCAGATCGGCGGCATCGGCGGGGTTTCGACCCGCGCCGACTGTCGCCGCCGCGGCTATGCCGGCGTCGCGCTCGGTGCGGCCATCCAGACCATGCGCGATCACGAAGCCGTCCAATTCGCGCTGCTGTTCTGCGAACCGCACAATTTCGCATTTTATCAGTCGCGCGGCTGGCATCCCTTCACCGGCGAAATCCAAGCCGAGCAGCCCGGCGGCAAAATTCGCTTCGAGGCAATGGCGCCTTTTGTATTCGATTTCAGGCGCGCCCCGCGTGAGGGCGTCATCGACCTCTGCGGTTTGCCCTGGTGA
- a CDS encoding superoxide dismutase: MTFTLPNLPYAYDALAPHMSKETLEYHHDKHHQAYVTNGNNAIKGTEFEGKSLEEIVKGSFGKNAAVFNNAGQHFNHLHFWSWMKPNGGGSKLPGRLEKKITEDLGGLDKFKTDFAAAGVGQFGSGWAWLSVKNGKLEISKTPNGENPLVHGATPILGVDVWEHSYYIDYRNRRPDYLKAFVDHLVNWEYVDQLFSKA; the protein is encoded by the coding sequence ATGACCTTCACGCTTCCCAATCTGCCTTACGCTTATGACGCGCTTGCGCCCCATATGTCGAAGGAAACCCTGGAATACCACCACGACAAGCATCACCAGGCCTACGTGACCAACGGAAACAACGCGATCAAGGGGACCGAATTCGAGGGCAAGTCCCTTGAGGAGATCGTGAAAGGTTCGTTCGGCAAGAACGCGGCCGTGTTCAACAACGCCGGCCAGCACTTCAACCACTTGCATTTCTGGAGCTGGATGAAGCCCAACGGCGGCGGCAGCAAACTGCCCGGCCGGCTGGAAAAGAAGATCACCGAGGACCTCGGCGGACTGGACAAGTTCAAGACCGATTTCGCCGCCGCCGGCGTCGGCCAGTTCGGCTCCGGCTGGGCCTGGCTGTCGGTGAAGAACGGCAAGCTCGAAATCTCCAAGACGCCCAACGGCGAAAACCCGCTGGTGCATGGCGCCACGCCGATCCTTGGCGTCGACGTCTGGGAGCATTCCTATTACATCGATTATCGCAATCGCCGGCCGGACTATCTGAAGGCGTTTGTCGATCACCTCGTGAACTGGGAATATGTCGACCAGCTGTTCTCGAAGGCCTGA
- a CDS encoding metal ABC transporter permease: MIHDALIAPFTEFEFMRRALAAVIALSLGGAPIGVFLMLRRMSLVGDAMAHAILPGAAIGFLLSGLNLFAMTTGGLIAGFTVAILAGVVARTTELKEDASLATFYLVSLALGVTIVSIKGTNIDLLHVLFGNILAMDDPTLLVIAVNATITLIVLAVIYRPLVIESVDPVFLRTVSRAGAPSHLAFLALVVINLVNGFQALGTLLAVGLMILPAGIARFWSRDITGMICIAVVSAMLSGYAGLVLSFQTRVPSGPAIILVAAVLYVGSVLFGSVSGLVRQMFPGRHLEA; the protein is encoded by the coding sequence ATCATCCATGATGCGCTGATCGCGCCCTTCACCGAATTCGAATTCATGCGCCGGGCGCTGGCGGCGGTGATCGCGCTTTCGCTGGGCGGCGCGCCGATCGGCGTGTTCCTGATGCTGCGACGCATGAGCCTGGTCGGCGACGCCATGGCGCACGCGATCCTGCCGGGGGCCGCGATCGGTTTCCTGCTCTCGGGCCTCAATCTGTTTGCGATGACCACGGGCGGATTGATCGCGGGCTTTACCGTGGCGATATTGGCGGGCGTGGTCGCGCGCACCACCGAACTGAAGGAAGATGCTTCTCTCGCCACCTTCTACCTGGTGTCGCTCGCGCTCGGCGTGACCATCGTTTCGATCAAGGGCACCAATATCGATCTCTTGCATGTGCTGTTTGGCAACATCCTGGCGATGGACGACCCGACGCTGCTGGTGATCGCGGTCAACGCCACCATCACGTTGATCGTGCTGGCGGTGATCTACCGTCCGCTGGTGATCGAGAGCGTCGACCCGGTGTTCCTGCGCACGGTCAGCCGGGCCGGCGCGCCCTCGCATCTGGCGTTTCTCGCGCTCGTCGTCATCAACCTGGTCAACGGCTTCCAGGCGCTCGGCACCCTGCTGGCGGTTGGGCTGATGATCCTGCCCGCCGGCATCGCGCGGTTCTGGTCGCGCGATATCACCGGCATGATCTGCATCGCGGTCGTGAGCGCGATGCTGTCGGGCTATGCGGGACTCGTGCTGTCGTTTCAAACGCGGGTGCCGTCGGGTCCGGCCATCATTCTGGTGGCGGCGGTGCTGTATGTCGGCTCGGTGCTGTTCGGCAGCGTCAGCGGCCTGGTCAGGCAGATGTTCCCCGGCCGCCATCTCGAGGCATAG
- a CDS encoding metal ABC transporter ATP-binding protein, translated as MAAQLQFRDVTLGYDRHPAVHHLNGEVGSGALLAIVGPNGAGKSTLFRGIVGILKPLAGAIALGDLNVRDIAYLPQTADIDRSFPISVYDFVGTGLWRFIGFFGGMGNAARGKIAQALAAVGLNGFENRPIGTLSGGQMQRLLFARVLLQDARLIVLDEPFNAIDAKTSADLLALVRRWHAEKRTVLAALHDMDLVRANFPETLLLARGPVAWGLTAEVLTTDNLTEARRMCEAFDDSAAACAVDHMPSRAA; from the coding sequence ATGGCCGCGCAGTTGCAATTCCGCGATGTCACGCTGGGCTACGACCGGCATCCGGCGGTGCATCACCTCAACGGCGAGGTCGGCTCCGGCGCGCTGCTCGCGATCGTCGGCCCGAACGGCGCCGGCAAATCGACGCTGTTTCGCGGCATCGTCGGGATCCTCAAGCCGCTGGCGGGCGCAATCGCGCTGGGCGACCTCAACGTCCGCGACATCGCCTATCTGCCGCAGACGGCGGACATCGACCGCAGCTTTCCGATCTCGGTGTACGATTTCGTCGGCACCGGGTTGTGGCGCTTTATCGGTTTCTTCGGCGGCATGGGCAACGCCGCGCGCGGCAAGATTGCGCAGGCGCTCGCCGCGGTGGGCCTCAACGGCTTCGAGAACCGTCCCATCGGCACGCTGTCCGGCGGGCAGATGCAGCGCCTGCTGTTTGCGCGGGTGCTGTTGCAGGACGCGCGCCTGATCGTGCTCGACGAGCCCTTCAACGCCATCGACGCCAAGACGTCGGCCGATCTGCTGGCGCTGGTGCGGCGCTGGCACGCCGAAAAGCGCACGGTGCTGGCGGCGCTGCACGACATGGACCTGGTGCGCGCGAATTTTCCGGAAACCCTGCTGCTGGCGCGGGGGCCGGTGGCCTGGGGCTTAACCGCCGAGGTGCTGACAACAGACAATCTCACGGAAGCGCGGCGGATGTGCGAAGCGTTCGACGACAGCGCCGCCGCCTGCGCCGTCGATCACATGCCGTCGCGGGCCGCCTGA